From the Candidatus Parvarchaeota archaeon genome, the window GGGCCCTTGATATTGCGCCTGATTACGCGGCCCTTGTCATGCCCGTCAAGCACCTTGCACATGACCTGGTAGACCTCGCCGTGAATTCCAGTCTTCGCGCGCACCTCTACTATTTCAACAGGTATTGCGTCGTCAGCCATAAATTAACACCCAACCATCCAGCCTGTTTACTCCTTCTTGGCCTGGCCCTCAGCCTCAGGCTTCTCCTTTTTTGGAGCGCGCGGCTTTCTTGGCTTTGCGGCCTTCTTCTCCTCTGCAGGTGCGGCCTCCTTTGCCGGAGCAGGCTTTTCCTCCTGCTTTGCAGCGGGGGCTTCTTTCTT encodes:
- a CDS encoding 30S ribosomal protein S28e gives rise to the protein MADDAIPVEIVEVRAKTGIHGEVYQVMCKVLDGHDKGRVIRRNIKGPVKKGDILLLLDTEREAKEIRAK